The Xenopus laevis strain J_2021 chromosome 7S, Xenopus_laevis_v10.1, whole genome shotgun sequence genome includes a window with the following:
- the LOC108697238 gene encoding 5-hydroxytryptamine receptor 3A has product MKLRLLQRVPDMIISNGNGNMLRFYCMLTLCLIVSSTAQENENSNSSKPTPLQLYDHLFKGYQKCLRPVKNWNNTTTVYIDVTIYAILNVDEKNQLLTTYIWYTQHWIDEHLNWNPGMFNGIQRLSIPADQVWVPDILIHELVDTGKSAENPYVYISHKGEVIHAKPIQAMTTCDLGIYYFPFDVQKCNFTFISWLHVVQDMNITLGRSREEVKKDRRIFMNNGEWDLLLVLPTYFLFEDLDYSYGGQVFTVVIRRRPLFYFVHLIIPSAFLMVLDILGYFQPPECGERISFKITLLLGYSVFLIIVSDKSPVTSRGTPLIEQLAKYNQENVADGKNSMGLILPKRENPDILDSILQEVISIRKSVENSSSHDSEVEWLQIAYVLDILLFRLYLVVVFTYFLTLGILWSQWQKSMTNF; this is encoded by the exons ATGAAACTAAGGCTGTTGCAAAGAGTTCCAGATATGATTATCAGTAATGGAAATGGGAACATGTTACGTTTTTATTGTATGTTAACCCTGTGCCTCATCGTGAGCTCCACTG ctcAAGAGAACGAGAACAGTAATTCATCAAAACCAACCCCATTGCAGTTATATGATCACTTGTTCAAAGGGTACCAGAAGTGCTTAAGGCCAGTGAAGAACTGGAACAATACCACAACTGTGTACATAGATGTTACTATATATGCAATTCTAAATGTG GATGAAAAGAATCAGTTATTGACAACCTACATATGGTATACTCAG CACTGGATTGATGAGCATTTGAACTGGAATCCAGGAATGTTCAATGGTATACAGAGACTTTCCATTCCAGCTGATCAAGTCTGGGTCCCAGATATACTTATTCACGAGCT TGTGGATACAGGAAAATCTGCAGAAAATCCTTACGTCTATATTTCCCATAAAGGTGAAGTAATACATGCTAAACCCATTCAAGCGATGACAACTTGCGACCTTGGAATATACTATTTCCCTTTTGATGTGCAGAAATGCAATTTTACCTTCATCAGCTGGCTTCACGTTG TTCAGGATATGAATATAACACTAGGAAGATCTAGAGAAGAAGTGAAGAAGGACAGAAGGATCTTTATGAACAATGGAGAATGGGACCTTCTTCTTGTATTGCCAACATATTTTTTGTTTGAGGATCTTGACTATAGCTATGGAGGACAGGTTTTCACT GTGGTGATCAGAAGAAGacctcttttttattttgtgcacctGATTATACCTAGTGCATTTCTCATGGTTCTAGACATCCTTGGATATTTTCAGCCACCAGAATGCGGAGAACGAATTTCTTTCAAGATCACCCTGCTTTTGGGCTACTCTGTTTTTCTTATTATTGTATCAGATAAGTCACCTGTAACATCCAGGGGAACACCGCTGATAG AGCAACTGGCTAAGTACAACCAAGAAAATGTTGCAGACGGCAAAAACTCTATGGGGCTGATTCTGCCAAAGAGAGAAAACCCTGATATACTGGATAGTATCCTACAGGAGGTTATCAGCATCAGAAAATCTGTGGAAAACAGTTCAAGTCATGACAGTGAGGTGGAGTGGCTGCAGATTGCATATGTCCTTGACATCCTACTATTTCGACTGTATCTAGTAGTAGTATTTACATATTTCCTTACCTTAGGAATCTTGTGGTCTCAGTGGCAGAAATCCATGACAAACTTTTAG